Proteins encoded within one genomic window of Halorussus salilacus:
- a CDS encoding calcium/sodium antiporter, whose product MSTLVLATDHAWSVLDVAYLVGGILFLYLGAELLVKSASKLAVGFGVNPATVGVTVIAFATTAPELFVSMVGGIGIGDDIGLGNILGSNIANIGLVLGASALVRPMSVDKDVLKKHGPFMFVAAVLLVVLGLDGSLSALDGAMMLALLAGFTGYLLYDSRKGDAAAAITEDVDVDRDESSSLRDAVILLGAGAFLLGGSMGLLEGSTNLLRAYGFSNLFIALTVIAFGTSLPELATSVVSAFRGEAEFSIGNVIGSNIYNVLAVIGLLAIVNPLTVKTSVQSFHFPVLLGFTVAAIALMAASRRISRANGVLLLAGYAAFIYFLFPEL is encoded by the coding sequence ATGTCAACTCTCGTGCTCGCGACCGACCACGCGTGGTCGGTCCTCGACGTCGCGTATCTCGTCGGTGGCATCTTGTTCCTGTATCTCGGCGCGGAACTCCTCGTCAAGAGCGCGTCGAAGCTCGCGGTCGGGTTCGGTGTCAACCCCGCGACGGTCGGAGTCACGGTCATCGCGTTCGCCACGACCGCTCCGGAACTGTTCGTCAGCATGGTCGGCGGCATCGGCATCGGCGACGACATCGGACTCGGGAACATCCTCGGGTCGAACATCGCCAACATCGGCCTCGTGCTCGGGGCTTCCGCGCTGGTTCGGCCGATGTCGGTCGACAAGGACGTACTGAAAAAGCACGGCCCGTTCATGTTCGTCGCGGCCGTTCTGCTCGTCGTCCTCGGGCTGGACGGGTCGTTGAGCGCGCTCGACGGTGCCATGATGCTCGCCCTGCTCGCGGGGTTCACGGGCTACCTGCTCTACGATTCGCGCAAGGGCGACGCCGCCGCGGCCATCACCGAGGACGTGGACGTAGACCGCGACGAGTCGAGTTCGCTTCGAGACGCGGTGATACTGCTCGGTGCGGGCGCGTTCCTCCTCGGCGGGTCGATGGGTCTGCTCGAAGGCAGTACCAACCTCCTGCGGGCGTACGGGTTCAGCAACCTCTTCATCGCGCTGACCGTCATCGCGTTCGGCACGTCGTTGCCCGAACTCGCGACCTCGGTCGTGAGCGCGTTCCGGGGCGAGGCCGAGTTCAGCATCGGCAACGTCATCGGGAGCAACATCTACAACGTGCTGGCGGTCATCGGCCTGCTCGCGATAGTGAATCCGCTCACCGTCAAGACCAGCGTCCAGTCGTTCCACTTCCCGGTCCTGCTGGGGTTCACGGTCGCCGCCATCGCGCTGATGGCCGCGAGCAGGCGCATCTCGCGCGCCAACGGGGTGTTGCTGTTGGCGGGGTACGCCGCGTTCATCTACTTCCTCTTCCCTGAACTGTAG
- a CDS encoding shikimate dehydrogenase: MDVYGLLGNPVGHSLSPPMHEAAYDALGTDARYVTFEPAPDDLGAAIEGAQALGIAGLNVTIPFKENALAHVEPDDLAARIGAVNTVDFAGDGRPRGYNTDATGVRRAFAHHDVTLAGRDAVVVGAGGAARAAAFALADASASVHVANRTVSRAEALADDIEGATGESERATAGGLETLETRVPDADLLVNATSVGMEEDRSPVPADALHGDLAVLDAVYRPLETRLLREARERGATTVDGAWMLLYQGVEAFERWTGRDAPVDAMNEALRARL; encoded by the coding sequence ATGGACGTGTACGGACTCCTCGGAAATCCGGTGGGTCACTCGCTGTCGCCGCCGATGCACGAGGCCGCCTACGACGCCCTCGGGACCGACGCCCGGTACGTCACCTTCGAACCCGCCCCCGACGACCTCGGGGCCGCCATCGAGGGCGCACAGGCGCTCGGTATCGCGGGGCTGAACGTCACCATCCCGTTCAAGGAGAACGCGCTCGCTCACGTCGAACCCGACGACCTGGCGGCCCGAATCGGCGCGGTCAACACCGTCGACTTCGCCGGAGACGGACGCCCACGCGGCTACAACACCGACGCCACGGGCGTGCGCCGAGCGTTCGCGCACCACGACGTGACCCTCGCCGGACGCGACGCCGTGGTGGTCGGCGCGGGCGGTGCCGCCCGCGCCGCGGCGTTCGCGCTCGCCGACGCGAGCGCGTCGGTCCACGTCGCGAACCGCACGGTCTCGCGGGCCGAGGCGCTCGCAGACGACATCGAGGGCGCGACCGGCGAATCCGAGAGGGCGACCGCCGGAGGGCTGGAGACGCTCGAAACCCGGGTTCCCGACGCCGACCTGCTGGTCAACGCCACCAGCGTGGGCATGGAGGAGGACCGCTCGCCGGTCCCCGCCGACGCGCTCCACGGCGACCTCGCGGTCCTCGACGCGGTGTACCGGCCACTGGAGACCCGACTGCTCCGGGAGGCCCGCGAGCGCGGCGCGACCACGGTCGACGGCGCGTGGATGTTGCTGTATCAGGGCGTCGAGGCCTTCGAGCGCTGGACCGGTCGGGACGCCCCCGTGGACGCGATGAACGAGGCGCTTCGGGCACGCCTTTAA
- a CDS encoding helix-hairpin-helix domain-containing protein produces the protein MGLLTKLKSLLGLDEDRSQVRRTDSGVTIEREPEESAEPDAETESAVKGVDTGAKTEESFETDESAESDETDADAETGVSTEDVTDVPDEDKGDGEEETRVQDATEPAEAAQPSTETGQPGQTEDTEPEPSPEPTEEESSADVGEAAGEDEVIDEDATAEVDAAADEPVGEGEPLDEIKGIGPAYAERLRGAGVPDVAALAKADAEQLALETDLSEKRISGWIERAQNR, from the coding sequence ATGGGACTGCTCACCAAGCTGAAGTCGTTGCTCGGACTCGACGAGGACCGCTCGCAGGTGCGCCGGACCGACTCGGGCGTCACCATCGAGCGGGAACCCGAAGAGTCGGCCGAACCGGACGCGGAGACCGAGAGCGCCGTCAAAGGCGTCGATACCGGCGCGAAAACCGAGGAGTCCTTCGAGACCGACGAGTCCGCGGAGTCCGACGAGACCGACGCCGACGCCGAGACCGGCGTCTCGACCGAGGACGTCACGGACGTGCCCGACGAGGACAAGGGCGACGGCGAGGAGGAGACCCGAGTCCAGGACGCGACCGAACCCGCGGAGGCGGCCCAGCCGTCGACCGAGACGGGCCAACCCGGCCAGACCGAGGACACCGAACCCGAGCCGAGCCCCGAACCGACCGAGGAGGAGTCGAGCGCAGACGTGGGCGAGGCCGCTGGCGAAGACGAGGTCATCGACGAAGACGCGACCGCCGAGGTCGACGCGGCCGCCGACGAGCCCGTCGGCGAGGGCGAACCGCTCGACGAGATCAAGGGAATCGGTCCGGCCTACGCCGAACGGCTCCGCGGGGCGGGCGTTCCCGACGTCGCGGCGCTGGCGAAGGCCGACGCCGAACAGCTCGCGCTGGAGACCGACCTCTCCGAGAAGCGCATCTCGGGCTGGATCGAGCGCGCGCAGAACCGCTGA
- a CDS encoding anthranilate synthase component I family protein produces the protein MSDPTVVTDRETFRETCRDAPRGARVPVEVRVRVPDPFEAYRRARDGPGGFYLATTGGRSGWGYFGVEPIERLQVRERAVALSEDGSPSLESLTAALDGERLVRGDCDVPYPCGLFGWLSYDLARELEDLPDDAEDDRDLPRLQFGLYDRVAAWEEPRDASEETTLRVTACPRLGDSGGDDSGSDGSESDDSGSVERAFESGRERALELARAATDGETAVGRPPVDGETAAFESDCGRSDYADRVRRAKEYVRDGDTFQANVSQRLVARAAVHPVEAFDALRRVNPAPYSCLLEFPGVDLVSASPELLLDVDGDRVVTEPIAGTRPRGETPEADADLEADLLGDEKERAEHAMLVDLERNDLGKVCAYGSVEVSDYRRVDRYSEVMHLVSEVEGRLREDADLADAIAAVFPGGTITGAPKPRTMEIIDELESTRRGPYTGSVGVLGFDDRATLDIVIRTLVRHGEEYHLRVGAGIVHDSVPETEYEETLAKARALLNAVDEALGEERRVAVE, from the coding sequence ATGAGCGACCCGACCGTCGTGACCGACCGCGAGACGTTCCGCGAGACGTGCCGTGACGCCCCGCGAGGCGCGCGCGTCCCCGTCGAGGTCCGAGTGCGCGTCCCCGACCCGTTCGAGGCCTACCGGCGGGCGCGCGACGGCCCCGGCGGCTTCTATCTCGCCACCACCGGCGGCCGGTCGGGGTGGGGCTACTTCGGCGTCGAACCCATCGAGCGACTGCAGGTCCGCGAGAGGGCGGTCGCGCTCTCGGAAGACGGGAGTCCGAGTCTCGAATCCCTCACCGCCGCACTGGACGGCGAACGGCTCGTCCGCGGCGACTGCGACGTGCCGTACCCCTGCGGACTGTTCGGCTGGCTCTCCTACGACCTCGCCCGCGAACTGGAGGACCTGCCCGACGACGCCGAGGACGACCGCGACCTCCCGCGACTCCAGTTCGGGCTGTACGACCGCGTCGCGGCGTGGGAGGAACCCCGAGACGCGAGCGAGGAAACGACCCTGCGCGTCACCGCCTGCCCGCGACTCGGCGACTCCGGGGGCGACGACTCCGGGAGCGACGGCTCTGAGAGCGACGACTCCGGGAGCGTCGAGCGCGCGTTCGAGTCCGGCCGCGAGCGCGCCCTCGAACTCGCTCGCGCGGCGACCGACGGCGAGACCGCCGTCGGTCGCCCGCCGGTCGACGGCGAGACCGCCGCGTTCGAGAGCGACTGCGGTCGGAGCGACTACGCCGACCGAGTTCGCCGGGCCAAGGAGTACGTCCGTGACGGCGACACGTTCCAAGCGAACGTCTCCCAGCGGCTGGTCGCGCGGGCCGCGGTCCACCCGGTCGAGGCGTTCGACGCGCTTCGGCGGGTGAACCCCGCGCCGTACTCCTGCCTGCTGGAGTTCCCGGGCGTGGACCTCGTGAGCGCCAGCCCCGAACTCCTGCTCGACGTGGACGGCGACCGCGTCGTCACCGAACCCATCGCGGGCACCCGACCGCGCGGCGAGACGCCCGAGGCCGACGCCGACCTCGAAGCCGACCTGCTCGGCGACGAGAAAGAGCGGGCCGAACACGCCATGCTGGTGGACCTCGAACGCAACGACCTCGGGAAGGTGTGTGCGTACGGCTCCGTCGAGGTGTCTGACTACCGCCGCGTGGACCGCTACTCGGAGGTGATGCACCTCGTCTCGGAGGTCGAGGGGCGATTGCGCGAGGACGCCGACCTCGCCGACGCGATAGCGGCCGTCTTCCCCGGCGGTACCATCACGGGCGCGCCCAAGCCCCGGACCATGGAGATAATCGACGAACTCGAATCGACTCGCCGCGGTCCCTACACCGGGAGCGTCGGCGTCCTCGGGTTCGACGACCGGGCGACGCTCGACATCGTCATCCGGACGCTGGTTCGCCACGGCGAGGAGTACCACCTGCGCGTGGGTGCCGGAATCGTCCACGACTCGGTGCCCGAGACCGAGTACGAGGAGACGCTGGCGAAGGCGCGGGCGCTCCTGAACGCGGTCGACGAGGCGCTCGGCGAGGAGCGACGGGTAGCCGTGGAGTGA
- a CDS encoding anthranilate synthase component II, giving the protein MTVLVIDNYDSFVYNLVQYVGEFADEVVVRRNDAVTLDDVRDLDPDGVVVSPGPGTPAEAGVSVPVFAETDLPALGVCLGHQALCAANGAVVGHAPEVVHGKPSQIRHDGAGVFSGLPERFEVGRYHSLSVADDTLPDALVPTAWTDDGVLMAVRHESKPHVGVQFHPESILTDAGKYLIRNFWERCHRPTT; this is encoded by the coding sequence ATGACCGTCCTCGTGATAGACAACTACGACTCGTTCGTGTACAACCTCGTCCAGTACGTGGGCGAGTTCGCAGACGAGGTCGTGGTCCGACGCAACGACGCCGTCACGCTCGACGACGTTCGGGACCTCGACCCCGACGGCGTAGTCGTGTCGCCGGGGCCGGGAACCCCCGCGGAGGCGGGCGTCTCGGTCCCCGTCTTCGCCGAGACCGACCTCCCCGCACTCGGGGTCTGTCTCGGCCACCAAGCGCTCTGTGCGGCCAACGGCGCGGTGGTGGGCCACGCGCCCGAGGTGGTCCACGGCAAGCCCTCCCAGATTCGCCACGACGGCGCGGGCGTGTTCTCCGGCCTCCCCGAGCGCTTCGAGGTGGGCCGATACCACTCGCTGTCGGTCGCCGACGACACCCTCCCCGACGCGCTGGTCCCGACGGCGTGGACCGACGACGGCGTGTTGATGGCGGTGCGCCACGAGTCGAAACCCCACGTCGGCGTGCAGTTTCACCCCGAGAGCATCCTGACCGACGCCGGTAAGTACCTGATACGCAACTTCTGGGAACGATGCCACCGACCTACCACGTAA
- a CDS encoding aminotransferase class IV: protein MPPTYHVNGDLVPADEATVSVRDRGFTYGDAAFETMRAYGGEVFEWEAHADRLRRTCETLAIDHGLSDADLRGRIRETLTANDLEDAYVKLSITRGVQPGKLSPGPTEDPTVVVYVADLPRGGTGADGEGSESVWDAPATAESVETRRIPGDALPASAKTHNYLNGVLARLELGEDADEAILCDGDGNLTEGATSNCFFVRDGTLHTPSLDGPVLPGITRRVVLELADERGIPTEEGSYDLAALREADEAFLTNSTWEIRPLASLDGANLGAGPITDELAAAFDARVERECYG, encoded by the coding sequence ATGCCACCGACCTACCACGTAAACGGCGACCTCGTCCCGGCCGACGAGGCGACGGTGAGCGTCCGCGACCGCGGGTTCACGTACGGCGACGCCGCGTTCGAGACGATGCGCGCCTACGGCGGCGAGGTGTTCGAGTGGGAGGCTCACGCCGACCGCCTCCGGCGGACCTGCGAGACGCTCGCAATCGACCACGGACTCTCGGACGCCGACCTGCGCGGGCGAATCCGCGAGACGCTCACAGCGAACGACCTCGAGGACGCCTACGTGAAGCTCTCGATAACCCGGGGCGTCCAGCCCGGAAAGCTGTCGCCCGGCCCGACCGAGGACCCGACGGTCGTCGTCTACGTCGCCGACCTCCCGCGGGGCGGAACGGGGGCCGACGGCGAGGGGAGCGAGTCGGTGTGGGACGCCCCCGCGACCGCCGAGTCGGTCGAGACGCGCCGGATTCCCGGCGACGCCCTCCCCGCGAGCGCGAAGACCCACAACTACCTGAACGGCGTCCTCGCGCGCCTCGAACTCGGCGAGGACGCCGACGAAGCCATTTTGTGCGACGGCGACGGCAATCTCACGGAGGGCGCGACCAGCAACTGCTTTTTCGTCCGGGACGGCACCCTCCACACGCCGAGCCTCGACGGCCCGGTCCTGCCGGGAATCACGCGCCGCGTCGTCCTCGAACTCGCCGACGAGCGTGGGATTCCGACCGAGGAGGGGAGCTACGACCTCGCCGCGCTTCGGGAGGCCGACGAGGCGTTCCTGACCAACTCGACGTGGGAGATTCGGCCGCTCGCGTCGCTCGACGGCGCGAACCTCGGCGCGGGACCGATTACCGACGAACTCGCCGCGGCGTTCGACGCTCGCGTCGAACGCGAGTGCTACGGGTAG
- a CDS encoding Rieske (2Fe-2S) protein, translating to MDEDSRIADLDDVPTDSTLLFTVRDGFDEREAVLTRTEDGEVRAYENYCQHWTDVRLDKGSGAEKRDGELVCGTHGALFAADTGACTYGPCEGAVLQRVEVAVADGGVYLADDGYEFVEVGSSMEYDLSSDRSLGF from the coding sequence ATGGACGAGGACAGCCGAATCGCCGACCTCGACGACGTGCCGACCGACTCGACCCTCCTCTTCACGGTCCGGGACGGCTTCGACGAGCGCGAAGCGGTCCTGACGAGGACGGAAGACGGCGAGGTGCGTGCGTACGAAAACTACTGCCAGCACTGGACCGACGTGCGCTTGGACAAGGGAAGCGGAGCGGAGAAGCGCGACGGCGAACTCGTCTGCGGCACGCACGGCGCGCTGTTCGCGGCCGATACCGGGGCCTGCACCTACGGCCCCTGCGAGGGCGCGGTCCTCCAGCGCGTCGAGGTCGCGGTCGCCGACGGCGGGGTGTACCTCGCCGACGACGGCTACGAGTTCGTGGAGGTCGGGTCGTCGATGGAGTACGACCTCTCGTCGGACCGGTCGCTGGGCTTCTGA
- a CDS encoding transcriptional regulator: MREADETTRERIAAHLRETPASPSALATEFDLTASLAVEHVRHVARSLSESDEQLLVAPPECRDCGFDGFDDPANRPSRCPECKSESVEEPAFRIE; encoded by the coding sequence ATGCGAGAGGCCGACGAGACGACCCGCGAGCGAATCGCCGCCCACCTCCGCGAGACCCCCGCCTCGCCGAGCGCCCTCGCGACGGAGTTCGACCTCACCGCGAGCCTCGCGGTCGAACACGTCCGTCACGTCGCTCGGTCGCTGTCCGAGAGCGACGAGCAACTGCTGGTGGCCCCGCCGGAGTGTCGCGACTGCGGGTTCGACGGCTTCGACGACCCGGCGAACCGGCCGTCGCGCTGTCCCGAGTGCAAGAGCGAGTCGGTCGAGGAACCCGCGTTCAGGATCGAGTAG
- a CDS encoding bacterio-opsin activator domain-containing protein, with protein MATDNFDGDSDGLRQRVQQLEAIIESTTDPITVKDREGRYQFVNGATARYLDREPETVIGATDEELFGEERGAAIRRKERAVRETERTQTFEEVLPVGDGERVFESTRAPYYGPDGDLAGTVTVYRDVTERKVRERALESQRDQLATLNRINEVARGVVRALIGEPTREEIARTVCDRLVESELYRVAWVGQPDPTGSTITDFVGSGVDDSARDLVETIDASQDSDEPVPTAYYSGEPQVVQSVSADETLRESHRTNLLDSGVESGIVVPIRYGDATYGVLAVGTDRVSAFSGRETDAFEVLGEVIGFAIGAVKHRQLALSDAVAELEFRLTDPDSFYIAATDRLDCTLELEGMAAGPDGTLLFYDTVRGADSDDVLELADDWDAVEDARLVGERGEGALLEFVLSGSSMVLTLAEYGANTTEAVTSDGEARIVAEVPAEADVREVVERVRSSFPSVELVAKRERERDVRTAREFRRDLADRLTDAQRTALRASYFAGYYEWPRDSTAEDVAASLGVSSPTFHQHIRKAQRELLATFFDAEYDRP; from the coding sequence GTGGCGACTGATAATTTCGACGGCGACTCAGACGGCCTGCGCCAGCGGGTCCAGCAACTGGAGGCCATCATCGAGAGCACCACCGACCCCATCACGGTGAAAGACCGCGAGGGCCGGTATCAGTTCGTCAACGGGGCCACAGCGAGGTATCTGGACCGCGAACCGGAGACCGTGATCGGCGCGACCGACGAGGAACTGTTCGGCGAGGAGCGCGGGGCCGCCATCCGACGGAAGGAGCGGGCGGTCCGCGAGACCGAGCGGACCCAGACGTTCGAAGAGGTCCTGCCGGTCGGAGACGGCGAGCGGGTGTTCGAGTCGACCCGCGCGCCCTACTACGGACCCGACGGCGACCTCGCGGGCACCGTCACCGTCTACCGGGACGTGACCGAACGGAAGGTCCGCGAGCGGGCACTGGAGAGCCAGCGCGACCAACTGGCGACCCTGAACCGCATCAACGAGGTCGCCCGCGGGGTCGTCCGGGCGCTCATCGGCGAGCCCACCCGCGAGGAGATAGCGCGGACGGTCTGCGACCGCCTCGTGGAGTCGGAGCTGTACCGGGTGGCGTGGGTCGGCCAACCCGACCCCACGGGGTCGACGATAACCGACTTCGTGGGGTCGGGGGTCGACGACTCGGCGCGCGACCTCGTCGAGACCATCGACGCGAGTCAGGACAGCGACGAACCCGTCCCGACCGCGTACTACTCGGGGGAACCACAGGTGGTCCAGAGCGTCTCGGCCGACGAGACCCTCCGCGAATCACACCGGACGAACCTCCTCGACAGCGGCGTCGAGTCGGGCATCGTGGTCCCTATCCGGTACGGCGACGCGACCTACGGCGTCCTCGCGGTCGGGACCGACCGAGTTTCGGCGTTCAGCGGGCGCGAGACCGACGCCTTCGAGGTGCTGGGGGAGGTCATCGGCTTCGCCATCGGCGCGGTCAAGCACCGTCAGTTGGCGCTGTCGGACGCGGTCGCCGAACTCGAATTCCGGCTGACCGACCCCGACTCCTTCTACATCGCGGCCACCGACCGACTCGATTGCACCCTCGAACTCGAAGGCATGGCCGCGGGCCCGGACGGGACACTCCTGTTCTACGACACGGTCAGAGGGGCCGACTCGGACGACGTCCTCGAACTCGCCGACGACTGGGACGCGGTCGAGGACGCGCGCCTCGTCGGCGAGCGCGGCGAGGGGGCGCTGTTGGAGTTCGTCCTCTCGGGGTCGTCGATGGTGTTGACCCTCGCGGAGTACGGCGCGAACACGACCGAGGCGGTGACGAGCGACGGCGAGGCCCGGATCGTCGCCGAGGTCCCGGCCGAGGCCGACGTGCGCGAGGTCGTCGAGCGAGTGCGGTCGTCGTTCCCGAGCGTCGAACTCGTCGCCAAGCGCGAGCGCGAACGCGACGTTCGGACCGCCCGGGAGTTCCGCCGGGACCTCGCCGACCGACTGACCGACGCCCAGCGGACCGCGCTCCGGGCGTCGTACTTCGCGGGCTACTACGAGTGGCCCCGCGACAGCACCGCCGAGGACGTCGCCGCCTCGCTGGGCGTCTCGTCGCCGACGTTCCACCAGCACATCCGCAAGGCCCAGCGGGAGTTGCTCGCCACGTTCTTCGACGCCGAGTACGACCGACCCTAG
- a CDS encoding winged helix-turn-helix domain-containing protein — MSEDRTAPDGRGGTTEGDETGLDVPSPVPAERSLSASELDVLFELLADSQRRELLAYLVDADDGVASFSDLIDRVADAEDAADREVAISIRHAHLPKLADAGVVEYDERSETVRYRGDPALADWLDAVRE; from the coding sequence ATGAGCGAAGACCGAACAGCGCCAGACGGACGTGGGGGAACGACAGAGGGGGACGAAACAGGGCTGGACGTGCCATCGCCGGTTCCGGCCGAGCGGTCGCTGTCGGCGAGCGAACTCGACGTGCTCTTCGAACTGCTCGCCGACTCCCAGCGGCGGGAACTGCTCGCGTACCTCGTGGACGCCGACGACGGCGTCGCGTCGTTCTCGGACCTCATCGACCGCGTCGCCGACGCCGAGGACGCCGCCGACCGCGAGGTGGCGATATCGATCCGCCACGCCCACCTGCCCAAACTCGCCGACGCCGGGGTCGTCGAGTACGACGAGCGCAGCGAGACGGTCCGGTATCGCGGGGACCCCGCCCTCGCCGACTGGCTCGACGCCGTCCGGGAGTGA
- a CDS encoding sugar phosphate nucleotidyltransferase has product MKAVVLAGGYATRLWPITKHRPKMFLPVGDSTVIDQIFAELEADDRIDEVFVSTNERFADDFRDHLADSEFDKPTLTIEDTSEEDEKFGVVGALAQLFDREGIDDDTLVIAGDNLISFAVSDFLDFFEANDSPTLAAYDVGSRERAKSYGLVELDGEQVVDFQEKPADPKSTLVSIACYVFTADTIPRFDEYLESGNNPDEPGWFVQWLQSKESVYAYTFDEAWFDIGTPESYLEAVGWKLDGESKIADSATVENTTVGDNVHVMPNAEVVNSSVNNAIVFPNATIRDCDIRDSIIDEKTRVENMDLAGALIGAHTQILNGD; this is encoded by the coding sequence ATGAAAGCCGTCGTTCTTGCTGGCGGGTACGCGACGCGGCTGTGGCCCATCACGAAACACCGACCGAAGATGTTCCTCCCGGTCGGGGATTCGACCGTCATCGACCAGATATTCGCCGAACTGGAGGCCGACGACCGCATAGACGAGGTGTTCGTCTCGACCAACGAGCGGTTCGCCGACGACTTCCGGGACCACCTCGCCGACAGCGAGTTCGACAAGCCCACCCTCACCATCGAGGACACCTCCGAAGAGGACGAGAAGTTCGGCGTGGTGGGGGCGCTGGCCCAGCTGTTCGACCGCGAGGGAATCGACGACGACACCCTCGTCATCGCTGGCGACAACCTCATCAGCTTCGCGGTCAGCGACTTCCTCGACTTCTTCGAGGCCAACGACTCGCCGACGCTCGCGGCCTACGACGTCGGCTCCCGGGAGCGCGCGAAGTCCTACGGGCTGGTCGAACTCGACGGCGAGCAGGTCGTCGACTTCCAAGAGAAGCCAGCGGACCCCAAGAGCACGCTGGTCTCCATCGCGTGCTACGTGTTCACCGCCGACACCATCCCGCGGTTCGACGAGTACCTCGAATCGGGCAACAACCCCGACGAACCAGGGTGGTTCGTCCAGTGGCTCCAGTCGAAGGAGTCGGTGTACGCCTACACGTTCGACGAGGCGTGGTTCGACATCGGCACGCCCGAGAGCTACCTCGAAGCCGTGGGGTGGAAGCTCGACGGCGAGAGCAAGATCGCCGACTCGGCCACCGTCGAGAACACCACGGTCGGCGACAACGTCCACGTCATGCCGAACGCAGAGGTGGTAAACTCCAGCGTCAACAACGCCATCGTCTTCCCGAACGCCACCATCCGGGACTGCGACATCCGCGACTCCATCATCGACGAGAAGACCCGCGTCGAGAACATGGACCTCGCCGGTGCGCTCATCGGTGCGCACACCCAGATTCTGAACGGGGACTGA
- a CDS encoding diphthine--ammonia ligase yields the protein MSDQQGQWVSLFSGGKDSSWALYRALESGLDVTRLLTVHPEGDSYMYHVPATELAALAAESIGIPLVEVEPDDFGADDAEESGAQGDAELRPLEAALRDLDADLSGGIAGLTAGAVESEYQTSRIEGLCDRLDADLFAPLWREDPRELADAMLEAGFEITVVRVAAYGLDESWLGRTLDAEAFEELEGLNESHGVHILGEGGEFETLVTDGPHMDRPIELEYDTEWDGTRGTIRVEDARLGS from the coding sequence ATGAGCGACCAGCAGGGCCAGTGGGTCAGTCTCTTCTCGGGCGGCAAGGACTCCTCGTGGGCGCTGTACCGCGCCCTCGAATCGGGACTGGACGTGACGCGACTCCTCACGGTCCATCCGGAGGGCGACTCCTACATGTACCACGTTCCGGCGACCGAACTCGCGGCCCTCGCGGCCGAGAGCATCGGCATCCCGCTCGTGGAGGTCGAACCCGACGACTTCGGGGCCGACGACGCTGAGGAGTCGGGCGCGCAGGGCGACGCCGAACTCCGGCCCCTCGAAGCCGCCCTCCGGGACCTCGACGCCGACCTCTCCGGCGGCATCGCGGGCCTCACGGCCGGGGCGGTCGAGAGCGAGTACCAGACCTCCCGCATCGAGGGGCTGTGCGACCGGCTCGACGCCGACCTGTTCGCGCCCCTCTGGCGGGAGGACCCCCGAGAACTCGCCGACGCGATGCTGGAGGCGGGCTTCGAGATAACCGTCGTCCGGGTCGCGGCCTACGGCCTCGACGAGTCGTGGCTCGGCCGGACCCTCGACGCCGAGGCCTTCGAGGAACTCGAAGGACTCAACGAGAGCCACGGCGTCCACATCCTCGGCGAGGGCGGGGAGTTCGAGACGCTGGTCACAGACGGGCCCCACATGGACCGACCCATCGAACTGGAGTACGACACCGAGTGGGACGGGACGCGCGGAACGATTCGAGTCGAGGACGCTCGGTTGGGGTCGTAG